A region from the Hylaeus volcanicus isolate JK05 chromosome 6, UHH_iyHylVolc1.0_haploid, whole genome shotgun sequence genome encodes:
- the LOC128878618 gene encoding endoplasmic reticulum aminopeptidase 1-like isoform X1: MPGGPCMKESSEAIRMEPLGRTWSSRSPGQNETANTTEVLANLGDSNTGLHKRSIYEHNGVVCSQKRALCIVTVVFAILFAVSLIIAFAGPQNDCPCAGEKPANLEIEDDEKSSVPLATNGEVFPWNNVRLPKFAHPTRYIINIHPNLTTLEVKGQVTIEFYVDKETNYIVFHSKNLTINEKMVQDRKGHRLKIAKLLEYPKHQQLYLELEESKFRKKGYYSVHLRFISNLTSELEGFYLSSYVTREGEKRYLATTHFEPTYARSAFPCFDEPQFKAKFKLSIFRDRFHIALCNMPVMNTEDAGFYMGTGLLRDDFQESVEMSTYLVAFVVCDFKRVFVSTKRNITVSVYAAEAMLSQAGYAVNTAARTMDYFEAFFGVHYPLPKQDLIAIPDFAAGAMENWGLITYRETSILYDPKETSTKAHEWVAVVVAHEIAHQWFGNLVTMKWWNDLWLNEGAASFFEYKGVNHISPEWGMMDQFILDKTQPALHLDALTTSHPISVSVKDPNEIEAIFDEISYSKGASILNMLEGFLCEDVLKSGLNDYLNIHAYRNADTNDLWAVFTKHANHTFDVKAIMDTWTQQMGFPLITITRDGNTITATQKRFLISPKENDTESLQPKSPFDYKWYVPLTYYTDREPRKLHNVWMNLTDVTFEIPNDVEYIKCNVNQNGFYRVTYPVEMWLAILETLKNDHTKFSPADRANLIDDVFTLCEAGELNATIPLELSLYLLKETDYIPWATALGYLHSWKGRLSGSPGYKRYVTFFKKLLTPVVSSVSWGDEGSHLKKLLRIAVLQSAVSVNLPEVVNQAKYRFQNWMSRGDTIAPYIRDVVYVAGIKVGGEKEWDYCWEYYQKTQVPSEKRIMLQALGATTDSWLLQRYLLHSLNRDIVRSQDVETVIASVASNVDGQFLAWRHLKAYWPEIHALFGNGSLTMGGLISVVISDFFTEYDYHEVSEFFKKVDVGSGKRALEQSLETIKFNIHWVKENAEVVDRWLINYFGYTS, encoded by the exons GAGATAGCAACACAGGATTGCACAAACGTAGTATTTATGAGCACAATGGAGTTGTGTGTTCTCAGAAAAGGGCTCTCTGCATCGTCACCGTTGTATTTGCGATCTTATTCGCTGTATCGCTCATCATTGCCTTCGCGGGACCACAGAATG ACTGCCCCTGTGCTGGAGAGAAGCCAGCCAACCTGGAAATCGAGGACGATGAGAAAAGCAGTGTGCCTCTTGCGACTAATGGAGAG GTGTTCCCCTGGAATAATGTCAGACTACCTAAGTTTGCGCATCCAACCAGGTACATCATCAACATCCATCCAAATCTTACCACCTTAGAAGTAAAAG GTCAGGTCACAATCGAGTTCTATGTCGATAAAGAGACCAATTATATAGTCTTCCATAGCAAAAATTTGacaataaatgaaaaa ATGGTTCAAGACCGCAAAGGCCatagattaaaaattgcaaagctCCTAGAATACCCGAAACACCAGCAACTATACTTAGAACTGGAGGAaagtaaatttcgaaaaaaggGATACTACTCGGTACACCTAAGGTTCATCTCGAATCTCACGAGTGAGCTCGAAGGATTCTACCTTAGCAGCTACGTTACCCGAGAAGGAGAAAAGAG GTACTTGGCTACTACTCACTTTGAACCGACATACGCACGTTCAGCGTTTCCATGCTTTGATGAACCACAATTCAAAGCtaaatttaaactttcgaTATTCAGGGATAGGTTTCATATTGCGTTATGTAATATGCCTGTCATGAATACCGAAGACGCGGGATTTTACATGGGAACGGGACTT CTTCGCGACGACTTCCAAGAGTCTGTTGAAATGTCAACGTACTTGGTGGCTTTTGTGGTGTGCGATTTCAAGCGGGTGTTCGTATCGACAAAGAGGAACATCACTGTAAGCGTTTACGCTGCGGAGGCTATGCTTTCACAGGCCGGATATGCTGTAAACACTGCTGCTCGTACAATGGATTACTTTGAAGCTTTTTTCGGAGTCCATTATCCATTGCCCAAGCAAG ACTTAATAGCTATTCCTGATTTTGCTGCTGGGGCAATGGAAAATTGGGGCCTAATCACCTATCGAGAAACGTCTATACTCTATGATCCGAAAGAGACGTCAACGAAAGCCCACGAATGGGTGGCGGTGGTTGTGGCCCACGAAATAGCCCATCAATGGTTCGGCAACCTGGTCACTATGAAATGGTGGAATGATCTCTGGTTAAACGAAGGAGCAGCCAGTTTCTTCGAATACAAAGGAGTAAATCACATCTCACCTGAATGGGGCATGATGGATCAGTTTATTTTAGACAAGACTCAACCAGCTTTACATCTCGATGCCTTAACCACCAGCCACCCCATAAGTGTATCCGTGAAAGATCCTAACGAAATAGAAGCCATTTTCGACGAAATCAGTTACAGTAAAGGAGCTTCCATTCTCAACATGCTCGAAGGTTTTCTCTGTGAAGACGTTCTCAAAAGTGGATTGAACGACTACTTGAACATCCACGCGTATAGGAACGCCGACACGAACGACCTTTGGGCAGTTTTCACCAAGCATGCAAACCACACTTTTGACGTGAAA GCTATCATGGATACGTGGACCCAGCAGATGGGTTTTCCACTAATCACGATTACACGTGATGGAAACACAATCACGGCAACCCAGAAAAGATTCTTAATCTCGCcgaaagaaaatgatacaGAATCGTTACAACCAAAATCGCCCTTTGACTACAAGTGGTACGTCCCGTTGACCTACTACACAGACAGAGAACCGCGCAAGCTTCACAACGTGTGGATGAATTTAACCGATG TAACATTCGAGATACCTAACGACGTCGAATACATAAAATGCAACGTGAATCAAAATGGATTTTACCGTGTAACTTATCCTGTGGAAATGTGGTTGGCGATCCTTGAAACTTTGAAGAACGATCACACGAAATTCAGTCCGGCGGACCGTGCTAATCTTATCGACGATGTGTTTACACTTTGCGAGGCAGGTGAGCTAAACGCCACCATACCTCTCGAGTTGTCACTTTATCTTCTAAAGGAAACGGATTACATACCATGGGCAACGGCTCTCGGATACTTACACTCCTGGAAAGGAAGATTAAGCGGAAGTCCCGGATACAAGAGATACGTTAcattcttcaaaaaattgttgacgCCGGTTGTAAGCTCCGTCAGTTGGGGAGACGAAGGAtctcatttaaaaaa ACTTCTGAGAATTGCCGTGCTTCAATCAGCGGTGTCTGTAAACCTGCCCGAGGTTGTGAATCAAGCGAAATACCGTTTTCAGAATTGGATGTCAAGAGGCGATACAATCGCTCCTTACATACGGGACGTCGTATACGTTGCAG GAATCAAAGTTGGTGGTGAGAAAGAATGGGACTATTGTTGGGAGTATTATCAAAAAACTCAAGTACCTAGTGAAAAAAGGATAATGTTGCAAGCGCTTGGAGCGACGACGGATAGTTGGTTGCTACAGCGTTACCTTCTACATTCGTTAAACCGAGATATTGTGAGATCGCAAGACGTCGAAACTGTTATAGCCTCCGTTGCTAGCAACGTCGACGGTCAGTTTCTCGCTTGGCGCCATCTGAAAGCGTATTGGCCGGAAATACATGCTCTATTCGGAAACGGATCCCTTACAATGGGTGGACTAATATCTGTCGTCATTTCTGATTTCTTCACAGAGTACGATTACCACGAA GTGTCGGAGTTCTTTAAGAAAGTAGATGTCGGAAGTGGAAAACGAGCATTAGAACAAAGCCTAGAAACAATCAAGTTTAATATACATTGGGTGAAAGAGAACGCTGAAGTCGTTGACCGATGGTTAATAAACTATTTCGGGTACACGAGTTAA
- the LOC128878618 gene encoding endoplasmic reticulum aminopeptidase 1-like isoform X2 — translation MPGGPCMKESSEAIRMEPLGRTWSSRSPGQNETANTTEVLANLDSNTGLHKRSIYEHNGVVCSQKRALCIVTVVFAILFAVSLIIAFAGPQNDCPCAGEKPANLEIEDDEKSSVPLATNGEVFPWNNVRLPKFAHPTRYIINIHPNLTTLEVKGQVTIEFYVDKETNYIVFHSKNLTINEKMVQDRKGHRLKIAKLLEYPKHQQLYLELEESKFRKKGYYSVHLRFISNLTSELEGFYLSSYVTREGEKRYLATTHFEPTYARSAFPCFDEPQFKAKFKLSIFRDRFHIALCNMPVMNTEDAGFYMGTGLLRDDFQESVEMSTYLVAFVVCDFKRVFVSTKRNITVSVYAAEAMLSQAGYAVNTAARTMDYFEAFFGVHYPLPKQDLIAIPDFAAGAMENWGLITYRETSILYDPKETSTKAHEWVAVVVAHEIAHQWFGNLVTMKWWNDLWLNEGAASFFEYKGVNHISPEWGMMDQFILDKTQPALHLDALTTSHPISVSVKDPNEIEAIFDEISYSKGASILNMLEGFLCEDVLKSGLNDYLNIHAYRNADTNDLWAVFTKHANHTFDVKAIMDTWTQQMGFPLITITRDGNTITATQKRFLISPKENDTESLQPKSPFDYKWYVPLTYYTDREPRKLHNVWMNLTDVTFEIPNDVEYIKCNVNQNGFYRVTYPVEMWLAILETLKNDHTKFSPADRANLIDDVFTLCEAGELNATIPLELSLYLLKETDYIPWATALGYLHSWKGRLSGSPGYKRYVTFFKKLLTPVVSSVSWGDEGSHLKKLLRIAVLQSAVSVNLPEVVNQAKYRFQNWMSRGDTIAPYIRDVVYVAGIKVGGEKEWDYCWEYYQKTQVPSEKRIMLQALGATTDSWLLQRYLLHSLNRDIVRSQDVETVIASVASNVDGQFLAWRHLKAYWPEIHALFGNGSLTMGGLISVVISDFFTEYDYHEVSEFFKKVDVGSGKRALEQSLETIKFNIHWVKENAEVVDRWLINYFGYTS, via the exons ATAGCAACACAGGATTGCACAAACGTAGTATTTATGAGCACAATGGAGTTGTGTGTTCTCAGAAAAGGGCTCTCTGCATCGTCACCGTTGTATTTGCGATCTTATTCGCTGTATCGCTCATCATTGCCTTCGCGGGACCACAGAATG ACTGCCCCTGTGCTGGAGAGAAGCCAGCCAACCTGGAAATCGAGGACGATGAGAAAAGCAGTGTGCCTCTTGCGACTAATGGAGAG GTGTTCCCCTGGAATAATGTCAGACTACCTAAGTTTGCGCATCCAACCAGGTACATCATCAACATCCATCCAAATCTTACCACCTTAGAAGTAAAAG GTCAGGTCACAATCGAGTTCTATGTCGATAAAGAGACCAATTATATAGTCTTCCATAGCAAAAATTTGacaataaatgaaaaa ATGGTTCAAGACCGCAAAGGCCatagattaaaaattgcaaagctCCTAGAATACCCGAAACACCAGCAACTATACTTAGAACTGGAGGAaagtaaatttcgaaaaaaggGATACTACTCGGTACACCTAAGGTTCATCTCGAATCTCACGAGTGAGCTCGAAGGATTCTACCTTAGCAGCTACGTTACCCGAGAAGGAGAAAAGAG GTACTTGGCTACTACTCACTTTGAACCGACATACGCACGTTCAGCGTTTCCATGCTTTGATGAACCACAATTCAAAGCtaaatttaaactttcgaTATTCAGGGATAGGTTTCATATTGCGTTATGTAATATGCCTGTCATGAATACCGAAGACGCGGGATTTTACATGGGAACGGGACTT CTTCGCGACGACTTCCAAGAGTCTGTTGAAATGTCAACGTACTTGGTGGCTTTTGTGGTGTGCGATTTCAAGCGGGTGTTCGTATCGACAAAGAGGAACATCACTGTAAGCGTTTACGCTGCGGAGGCTATGCTTTCACAGGCCGGATATGCTGTAAACACTGCTGCTCGTACAATGGATTACTTTGAAGCTTTTTTCGGAGTCCATTATCCATTGCCCAAGCAAG ACTTAATAGCTATTCCTGATTTTGCTGCTGGGGCAATGGAAAATTGGGGCCTAATCACCTATCGAGAAACGTCTATACTCTATGATCCGAAAGAGACGTCAACGAAAGCCCACGAATGGGTGGCGGTGGTTGTGGCCCACGAAATAGCCCATCAATGGTTCGGCAACCTGGTCACTATGAAATGGTGGAATGATCTCTGGTTAAACGAAGGAGCAGCCAGTTTCTTCGAATACAAAGGAGTAAATCACATCTCACCTGAATGGGGCATGATGGATCAGTTTATTTTAGACAAGACTCAACCAGCTTTACATCTCGATGCCTTAACCACCAGCCACCCCATAAGTGTATCCGTGAAAGATCCTAACGAAATAGAAGCCATTTTCGACGAAATCAGTTACAGTAAAGGAGCTTCCATTCTCAACATGCTCGAAGGTTTTCTCTGTGAAGACGTTCTCAAAAGTGGATTGAACGACTACTTGAACATCCACGCGTATAGGAACGCCGACACGAACGACCTTTGGGCAGTTTTCACCAAGCATGCAAACCACACTTTTGACGTGAAA GCTATCATGGATACGTGGACCCAGCAGATGGGTTTTCCACTAATCACGATTACACGTGATGGAAACACAATCACGGCAACCCAGAAAAGATTCTTAATCTCGCcgaaagaaaatgatacaGAATCGTTACAACCAAAATCGCCCTTTGACTACAAGTGGTACGTCCCGTTGACCTACTACACAGACAGAGAACCGCGCAAGCTTCACAACGTGTGGATGAATTTAACCGATG TAACATTCGAGATACCTAACGACGTCGAATACATAAAATGCAACGTGAATCAAAATGGATTTTACCGTGTAACTTATCCTGTGGAAATGTGGTTGGCGATCCTTGAAACTTTGAAGAACGATCACACGAAATTCAGTCCGGCGGACCGTGCTAATCTTATCGACGATGTGTTTACACTTTGCGAGGCAGGTGAGCTAAACGCCACCATACCTCTCGAGTTGTCACTTTATCTTCTAAAGGAAACGGATTACATACCATGGGCAACGGCTCTCGGATACTTACACTCCTGGAAAGGAAGATTAAGCGGAAGTCCCGGATACAAGAGATACGTTAcattcttcaaaaaattgttgacgCCGGTTGTAAGCTCCGTCAGTTGGGGAGACGAAGGAtctcatttaaaaaa ACTTCTGAGAATTGCCGTGCTTCAATCAGCGGTGTCTGTAAACCTGCCCGAGGTTGTGAATCAAGCGAAATACCGTTTTCAGAATTGGATGTCAAGAGGCGATACAATCGCTCCTTACATACGGGACGTCGTATACGTTGCAG GAATCAAAGTTGGTGGTGAGAAAGAATGGGACTATTGTTGGGAGTATTATCAAAAAACTCAAGTACCTAGTGAAAAAAGGATAATGTTGCAAGCGCTTGGAGCGACGACGGATAGTTGGTTGCTACAGCGTTACCTTCTACATTCGTTAAACCGAGATATTGTGAGATCGCAAGACGTCGAAACTGTTATAGCCTCCGTTGCTAGCAACGTCGACGGTCAGTTTCTCGCTTGGCGCCATCTGAAAGCGTATTGGCCGGAAATACATGCTCTATTCGGAAACGGATCCCTTACAATGGGTGGACTAATATCTGTCGTCATTTCTGATTTCTTCACAGAGTACGATTACCACGAA GTGTCGGAGTTCTTTAAGAAAGTAGATGTCGGAAGTGGAAAACGAGCATTAGAACAAAGCCTAGAAACAATCAAGTTTAATATACATTGGGTGAAAGAGAACGCTGAAGTCGTTGACCGATGGTTAATAAACTATTTCGGGTACACGAGTTAA